TCTCTCACCTGTACATATATATTTACGACAACAAAGAACTCTATTGCCTCTAGTTAATAGACCATAAAATAACAGCCTAAAAAAAGATTTCAACATGTAAACTTAAAAAAACACTGCGTAAATTAATTTTTACACATGGAATTTTAAAGGCTTTATCACCAAAAGCAGGTACTAGCCATGTTTTCCTAAGGCTTTCTTCACTAAAATAGAACCAAAGTTCGCGATTAAGATTATTATGGACCTGATCCTCTCATTACTGCAGCAAATGTGTGTCTATCTGGTGCTTGCGTACATGTTGAGCAAGACACCTATCTTTCTGCCTTTACTGAATATTTCCAACCGGATTAGCCATAAAGTCAGCGTCTATGTTCTGTTTTCCCTGTTTTGTATTATGGGCACCTACTTTGGTCTACAGATCAATGATGCAATCGCCAATACTCGGGCGATTGGTGCTGTCATGGGCGGGCTGTTTGGTGGTCCTGTCGTCGGCTTCTTTGTCGGCCTGACTGGCGGTCTACATAGATACACTTTAGGCGGTTTTACTGATGTAGCTTGCGCTATCTCTACCACGGCAGAGGGCCTGATTGGCGGGTTGCTGCACACGTATCTATTGCGTAAAGGCAAGTCAGCACAGCTTTTTAATCCGAGTGTGGTGTTCTCCATCACCCTAGTTGCAGAAATTGTTCAAATGGCGATCATCTTGATCGTCGCCAAACCCTTTGACCAGGCCTACGCATTGGTTTCTGCGATTGCCGCGCCAATGATCATCGCTAACTCGGTCGGCGCCGCCCTGTTTATGAGTATTCTTGATGATCGAAAAACCATCTTTGAAGAGTATTCGGCCACCTTTTCTCGTCGCGCTCTCAACATCGCCGAACGCTCAGTTGGTATTCTCGCCTCTGGGTTTAATAGCAATAATGCCGAGAAGATAGCACGCATTGTTTACGAAGAAACCAATGTTGGCGCGGTCTCGATTACCGACGATGAGAAGATACTGGCATTTGTGGGCATCGGTGATGACCACCATAAACCCAACACGCTCATTTCGTCGCAAAGCACGCTGGATGCCATTAGCCAAAACGACATTATTTACCTCGATGGCAAAGAGAAGCCTTATCAATGTTCATTGAAGCCAGACTGTAAGCTAGGTAGCGCGCTGATCATTCCGTTGAGAGCGGGAGACAAGGTGATCGGAACTATCAAGCTGTATGAGCCAAAACGAAAACTGTTTTCCACTATTAACATGTCGATGGCAGAGGGGATTGCCCAACTGCTCTCGAGCCAAATCTTATTTGGCGACTATCAACAGAAGCAAACCCTGTTATCACAAGCAGAGATCAAGTTGCTGCATGCGCAAGTCAATCCGCATTTTCTGTTTAATGCTCTCAACACGATTAGTGCCGTGATTCGACGCGATCCACCCAAAGCACGCGATTTGATACAACATTTATCGCAATTTTTTCGCAGTAACTTGAAACAGAACATCGATGTAGTCACGCTCAAAGAGGAGCTTGCACACGTCAACGCCTATCTCACCATTGAAAAGGCGCGCTTTACCGACCGCTTGGAGGTCGGTATCGATATTGATGAGTTACTATTACAACGTAAAGTGCCTACCTTTACCTTGCAGCCCTTGGTCGAAAACGCCATTAAACACGGAATATCTCATCTGTTAGAAGGGGGAGAGATTCGCATTTTCAGCCAGTCAGTACCGCAAGGCCATCAAGTCGTCGTGCAAGACAACGCGGGGAGCTATCAAGCACCACCAAGCGATCACCTTGGTCTGGGGATGCAGATTGTGGATAAACGCTTAACCAACAAATTTGGTCGAATCGCCGCGCTCAAGGTCGAGGTAAAACCAAACCACTATACTCGAATGAGTTTTATCATTCCGAGTCAGCACAATGAATAAGGGACAGTTATGCTGCGTGCATTGGTCATAGATGACGAACTCTTTGCTCGAGAAGAACTCACCGATCTGTTGCAAGAAACTGGTCACATCCAGGTAATCGATCAAGCCAGCAATGCCATTGAAGGGTTGAAGAAAATCAATCAGCTCAAACCTGAGGTGGTTTTTTTGGATATTCAAATGCCACAAATCAGCGGAATTGAATTGCTGGCCATGCTCGACCCAGAAACCATGCCTAAGGTTGTGTTTGTCACCGCCTATGATGAGTTTGCAGTGCAGGCGTTCGAGGACAACGCCTTTGATTATCTGCTCAAACCGGTTGATATCGCTCGACTTGAGAAAACAGTCAACCGCCTGCTCAAATCGCAACAAGTGAGCCGTGAGCAGCTTGCCGCCATTACTCCCCCTTGTTTAGATCAAGTGCCCTGTATCGGCCTCAATCGGATCATGATCATTCCTACCAAAGATGTGGAGTTCGCCTACAGCGATATCAGCGGTGTTCACGTGCAAACCCATGAACAAAAAGCCACCTCACAACTGACATTGAAAGTTCTCGAGGAGAAAACGCCATTGGTGCGATGTCATCGCCAGTTTTTAGTCAATATTAAGGCAATCAAAGAGATCAAGCTGTTGGAGAATGGTCTTGCGGAGATCATCACCGTGAGCAACCACCCACTGCCCGTGAGTCGGCGCTACCTTAAAGCGCTCAAAGAGATGCTTGGCTTTCATTGAGCCTAAAAGTATCAACAAAAAAGAGCCGCAATCGCGGCTCTTAGTCATTAATCAATAATACGTTTCATCGCTTCAGAGGCTTGTCGCCACTGCTCACTGCGTTGCAGCTCTGATAAGGTGAAGCTCTGCTTTTTCAGCAGCTGAGTCGCTTGCGGCGTTTCCATGATCGGCAGGTTGTCCAACACCTCGACCTGTCCTTGGCGGTTATTGCACAATAGCAGCATGTCACACCCGGCGACTAACGCTTGATGTGAACGCTCCGCAGGGCCGCCCATCATCGCCGCACCTTCCATATTGAGATCATCAGAAAAGACAATACCTTTAAAGCCAAGCTGCTGACGTAGCACCTGTTTTAACCAGTACTGTGAACCACTTGCCGGTTGGTCATCATAGTGAGAGAAAACGACATGTGCAGGCATCATCGCATCGAGGACGTCCGCTTCGATTTGCGCTTTGAAGATCGCCATATCCTGCTCGAAAATAGTATCGCGATAATCAAATGGCGTCTCTAAATGGGAGTCGGCAATCACCCCTCCATGACCTGGGAAGTGTTTACCCGTGGTCGCCATTCCGACCGCTTTCATGCCTTTCATATAAGCTAAGCTGTGGCGCAGTATCGTCTCTTTGTCTTCACCAAAGGCGCGATCGCCTATCGCTTTACACTGATGGCCTTGGTCTAAAACCGGCGCAAAACTGAGATCAATATCGTGAGCGATCAACTCAGCGGCCATTAACCAACCCCCTTGCTGTGCAAGCGATTCGCTATTAGGCAACTGAGCATATCGCTGTGCAGCCGGAATTCTAGAGAAGCCTTCTCTGAATCTCTGTACTCGTCCCCCCTCTTGATCAACGCCGATCAGCACTGGTCGTTTGGCAGCATGACGAATGGCTTTGTTGAGCGCCAGTAGCTGATCGCTATCATGGTAGTTTCGCGAAAATAGAATCACTCCACCTACGGTTGGGTGTTCAAGAATCTCTTTGTCTTCTGCGCTGAGCTCGCACCCCGCAACATCGACCCATAACGGTCCCATAATTTCTCCACATCGCGCTGAATTTCGCTATGCTACCGAGGTTATTCGGATTATTCTCGGTTTACAATGAATAAACTTCACTGTTGGCGAAAATTGAGCATGACCACAAACGCGTTATACATTGGCATTATGTCGGGCACGAGTCTGGATGGAATCGATACGGTACTGGTAGAGATCGACAATGACCGAGTTCGTTTGCTCAACAGCCATGATCATCCCATTCCAGCATCGCTAAAACAGCGCATCTTAAACGTCTCACTCGGCCAACCCACCAGCTTGCCCGAGATTGGCGAGCTTGATCATCAACTCGGCAAACTCTATGCACAAGCAGTCAACGCTCTGCTGGTAAAAAGTGGGCGCAAAGCATCAGAAATTACGGCTATCGGCAATCACGGCCAAACTGTATTCCACCAGCCCACAGGGCAAATACCGTTCACAATTCAACTTGGTGACGCCAATATTATTGCCGCGCTGACCCAGATTGACACCGTCGCCGACTTTAGGCGCAAAGATATCGCCTTGGGCGGACAAGGTGCGCCACTGGTGCCCGCTTTTCACCAATCAATTTTTCAACCACAGCACTCGAGTGTAGTGATACTCAACATTGGCGGTATCGCTAACCTATCGGTTCTGCGCCCAAATCAAGCTGTGGTCGGCTACGATACAGGCCCTGGCAACATGCTGATGGACGCTTGGTGTAATAAACACCTAGGCAAAGCGTTTGATAAAGGGGCCAAGCTTGCCCTTCAAGGGCAAGTCGACCAGGCGCTGTTGTCTGAATTGCTCAAAGAACCATACTTAGCCCTTACCGCCCCCAAAAGCACCGGACGGGAGCGCTTCAATCTGCCTTGGCTCGAGGCGATTGTCAGTCGTTTCAACGCAGGTGTGGCCGATGTTCAACGAACGCTATGTGAATACACGGCGCAAACCATCGCTAACGAAGTGGAGCCATTCCAACAAGGGGATAGGCCCGAGTTGCTCGTTTGCGGCGGTGGTGTTCATAACCCATTGTTAATGAAGCGGTTGACCGAGCTCTTACCGCAGTGGTGCGTGATGCCGACCGATGAAAAAGGGGTAGACAGCGACAACATGGAAGCGATGGCCTTTGCTTGGCTGGCCTATCGCCGCGTTCACTCTCTGCCAAGCAACCTGCCAGAAGTCACCGGCGCCGCCAAGCAGGCTTCTCTCGGTGTGATGTACTTTGCTGATAAATAAGGACCATTATGACTAATGATGCATTGATCGCTGCACTTTCACATTTAGTCTCTGAAGGGCGAAATCCAGAAACCATGGACATTGATTTGCTCTCTTCATTGGAGATAGTTGAACGTATCAACCAACAAGATCAACTGGTGCCTTTAGCCGTTGAGAAAGTACTGCCTGAGGTTGCAAAAGCGGTCGACAAGATCACCGCTGCATTCAAAATCGGCGGTCGACTTATCTATATGGGTGCCGGTACCAGTGGCCGCTTAGGGGTCCTTGATGCCTCAGAGTGCCCACCAACCTTTGGGGTCTCAGATCAAATGGTCATTGGACTGATTGCCGGTGGCCCAGAGGCGATTTTGAAAGCAAAGGAAGGAGCAGAAGATTCGCTAACCTTAGGTGTTGACGATCTGAAAGCAGTTCAATTCAATAGCACCGATGTGGTGGTTGGGATTGCGGCCAGCGGCAGGACGCCGTATGTAATAGGTGCGCTCGAATACGCCAACGAGATGGGAGCAACGACAGTCGCCCTCTCTTGTAACCCCGACTCCCCGATTGCTGAAATCGCCGACATTGCCATTTCACCCTTAGTGGGGCCTGAGGCCTTAACCGGTTCGACACGATTGAAATCCGGCACTGCGCAAAAGTTGGTGCTGAACATGCTCACCACCGCCAGTATGATTCGTCTGGGTAAAAGCTATCAAAACTTGATGGTCGATGTGAAAGCGACCAACAAAAAACTCATCGCCCGTGCGGCTCGAATTGTCATGCAGGCCACCGAGTGTGACATCAACAGCGCTACCCGCTTACTTGAGCAGACTGGCTATGATGTCAAATTAGCGATTTTGATGCAACTCACTGGCATGGACTTGGAAAGCGCAAAACATCAACTGGCCACTCAAGATGGCTTTTTACGTAAAGCCGTGCAGCAGCATCAAGGAGAGTAACCCAGGCTTAAAGGGAGAGCTTACTGCCTCTCCCTAAATCTCGCTAGTTTTGGTACTCACTCCAGCCACGCTGCCATTCCATTCGAAACTTTTGCGCTTCATCTGTGCCTTCACACACGCCTTGATAGTACTGACCCGACAAGCCCATTTGGTAAGCGAAATCTGGGTTGCAGTACTCGCCAATACCCTCTAAGTAACCTTGGTCGTAATCTGACTGCTTGGCACTTCCCAAGCTCGCGAGAGCTTTGGATGTCCGCGGCGTATGGCCAACGATGCCATCCTGATAGCCAATTTGATACCAGTCGCCCTCATTCGCCAACTGTTGTGGGCTACTGGTACAAGCAGCCAACAATGCCGCCAACACAGCAATATAAAACTTTCTCATTGTTTTTCCTTGCTTTTTCCGAAGAGGTTATCAAACCACTATTCGGACTTGATTACCACTGCACTTGAGTAAAAACCACTCAGTTTCTCAAGCAACCGCTCATATCCCTATACGACCACTCATTGGATAAGCGAATGCTGATAGTCATTATTCAGCATAGTATGCACAGTGAGCTTATTAAATTTTACAAAGGAACGAGTGCTATGTTGTGGTTTTTAACCTGTGTTGCGGCCCTAATTGGCGGCTACTTTATCTACGGGGCTTTTGTTGAAAAAGTCTTCGGCATTAACGAAAAACGTCAAACGCCGGCGCATACTAAAGCAGACGGCGTTGATTACGTCCCAATGTCAACCAAGAAGGTTTACCTAGTTCAACTCCTCAATATTGCCGGTGTTGGCCCTATCTTTGGTCCTATCATGGGCGCCCTATATGGCCCTGCTGCTATGCTGTGGATCGTCGTCGGTTGTATCTTTGCTGGTGCGGTACATGATTACTTCTCTGGCATGCTTTCGGTACGTAACGGCGGAGCCTCTGTTCCAACCATCACAGGTCGCTACTTAGGTAATGGTGCAAAACACTTTATGAACATCTTTGCCATTGTCCTTCTGCTTCTTGTTGGTGTGGTTTTCGTGTCTGCTCCTGCTGGCATGATCACGAACCTTATCAATGATCAAACCAGCCTAAACGTCAGCATGACGACTATGGTTATCGCCATTTTTGCCTACTATATCATTGCGACCATCGTGCCTGTCGATAAGATTATTGGTCGCTTCTACCCACTGTTTGGTGCGCTACTGATCTTCATGTCTGTCGGCCTAATGACCGCGGTGGCATTCTCAAGTGAACACACAGTAATGGGCGATTTCCAAGTGAGCGACATGTTCACTAACCTTAACCCGAACGATATGCCGCTATGGCCTGCACTATTCATCACTATTGCATGTGGTGCAATTTCCGGCTTCCACGCTACCCAGTCTCCACTGATGGCGCGTTGTATGGAAAATGAAAAGAATGGCCGCTTTGTATTCTACGGTGCCATGATTGGCGAAGGTGTCATCGCGTTAATCTGGTGTGCGATTGCATTGTCATTCTTCGGTTCTCTCGATTCACTTGCAGAAGCGGTGAAGAATGGTGGTCCTGGTAACGTTGTCTACAGCGCCTCATTTGGCCTACTCGGCGTGTTCGGTGGCATCCTTGCTTTCCTAGGTGTCGTTATCCTACCGATCACTTCTGGTGACACAGCATTCCGCTCTAGCCGACTAATTCTGGCTGAGTACTTCAATGTCGACCAAAAAGCGCTACGGAATCGCCTACTGATGGCAGTTCCACTGTTCATTATTGGTGGTATTCTGACTCAAGTTGATTTTGGTATTATCTGGCGCTACTTCGGTTTCGCAAACCAATCAACCGCAGTGATGATGTTATGGACAGCATCGGCTTACTTACTGCGCCACAATAAGCTACATTGGATCACCACAGTACCTGCGGTATTTATGACCACTGTGTGTGCGACTTTCATTCTCAACAACAGTACCTTAGGCTTTGGGCTACCGATTGAAGTTTCGACTACTGCAGGCATTCTATTTGCCCTAGCGGTTGCAGGTTACGTCATCAAAACCTCCAAAGGAAAAGGTGAGACTGATTTAGCTGATGAAGAAAAACCACAAGCTGTCACCGAAACAGCTTAAGTGCTTGCACTTTGTTAAAGGCTCCTCGTGAGCCTTTCATTTCTTAGAACTATAAATACAAAAAAGCCAGCGATAGACGCTGGCTTTGTGCTTATATACCAATCACAACTCTTAATCGACCTGTTTAATTTGCAGCTCTTTAGGCACTTCGAAGAACATGTTCTCTTCTCGACCTTGGATTTCTTCGACGCTTTTTGCGCCGACTAACTGCTTCACTCGCTCAAGGATTTGATTAACCAACTCCTCTGGCGCGGACGCGCCTGCGGTCACGCCCACTTTGGTTTTACCAGTGAACCACTCAGATTGAATATCCTCAGGGCAATCGGTGAGATAGCCAGGGGTTCCGAGTTTCTCCGCTAACTCTTTTAATCGAGTCGAATTGGATGAGTTCTTTGACCCCACCACCACAACAACGTCAACATCCGCGGCCATATCACGCACGGCGTCCTGACGGTTTTGTGTCGCATAACAGATGTCATCTTTGCGCGGACCTTGAATATCTGGGAAAACGCGGCGTAGCTCATCAATCACGTCTGCAGTTTCATCGACCGATAACGTCGTTTGACTAACATAGTGCAAGTGACTTGGGTCTTTCACTTTCTCTTTTAGCTTAACCACATCCGCGGGGGTCTCAACCAGGTACATGCCGCCTTGTTCACTTGCGTATTGGCCCATGGTGCCCTCGACTTCTGGATGCCCAGCATGGCCAATCAAGACCACTTCCATATGCTTGCGGCTTGCACGAGCAACCTCCATGTGAACTTTAGTCACCAAAGGACACGTGGCATCAAACACGGTGAGAGCGCGCTGTTTGGCTTCTTTACGCACCGCTTGCGACACTCCATGAGCGGAAAAAATCACGATATTATCGTCAGGCACCTCATGCAGCTCCTCGACAAAAATCGCACCGCGCTGTTTGAGCCCTTCGACCACAAAACGGTTGTGGACCACTTCATGGCGAACATAAATAGGCGGCTGATAGAGTTCCAGTGCACGTTCGACAATGCTAATTGCACGATCAACGCCAGCACAAAAACCACGAGGATTGGCTAACAGGATTTTCATTTCATTGCTCATAGAGTCATTATCTTATTGGTCGCTATTCTACTGACAAAATTTCAACTTCAAAAGTCACATCTTGCCCTGCAAGCGGATGATTAAAGTCAACCGTGACCGAGTCGCCCGCGATCTCAGTAATAATGCCAGGAATTTCCATTCCATCAGGTCCAGAGAACGCCATCACAGTGCCGACTTCAACTTCTGCATCACCGACAAACTTTGCGCGATCCATATAGTGGATATTATCTGGATTGGGCATCCCAAATGCGTCTTGCGCTTTGAGTTCAATCGCCTTGCTGTCTCCAGCACTCAGACCAAGTAGACATTGTTCAAAGTTTTCACTTAGGCTGCCATCGCCAATCACCAGCTTGGCAGGTTTTCCCATATTGTGTGTGCTGTCAGCAATCGAGCCGTCAGGCATTTTGATCGTAAAATGCAGCGTTACTGCAGAATCTTGGGCAATGGTGGTCACGTCATGGCTTCCTTATTATTAATTGTATCGACTGTTTATCACTGCTAGATACGAAGCAGCGTCGAACTTGGGCTTCAACATAAAGAAAAGCGCCACCTGAATCAACAGACAGCGCTTAGGGTTATTCGTGAAATCACTCTTTATGCCGCGCTGTGGTCTTTTTTCCGAAACCCATCGAAGATGATCATTGCGGCGCCAATGCAGATCGTCGTATCGGCGAGGTTGAACGCTGGCCAGTGATATGTGCCCCAATAAAAATCCAGGTAGTCGACCACAAAGCCATGCACAATTCGGTCGAACACATTGCCAACCGCCCCACCTATAATCATCGCATAAGCGATATTATTCCATTTCTCTTGGGCAGGCAGCTTGCTCATCCAATAGGTCAACATCGCGGTAACGGCAAAAGCAATCCCGGTAAACAACCAACGCTGCCAACCCGCCTGATCACTCAAAAAGCTAAATGCGGCGCCATAGTTGTGGACGTATAACAAGTTGAAGAAGGGCAACACTTCAATTCGATTGGCCCAGCCATAGCCCATGTTATCCATCACCACTAATTTAATGGTGACATCTGCAACAAAAATCACCGCCGCTAGCCATAGCCAACGAACGCCAGATTGCTTAAGAGTTAATGCTTGTTCACTCATTTCTTTACCTAAAAACAGCCCCAGTAAATACTGGGGCTGTTTAATTGATTAAAAGTTCAGTCGCTTTTTCGCTAATTATGCGAACTTACGCACTTCACCTTCACCATCAACGTTAGACACACAACGGCCACAGATCTTCTCATGACCTTCAATCGTGCCTACGTCTGGCGTATGGTGCCAACAACGGTCACATTTCTCGTTTTCCGTCGCTTTGACTTCAACAAACAGACCATCTACATCTGTCGCTTGTGCTGCGTCAGACTTGTCGCTGAGAGGTTTAACAACCGCCGCTGAAGTGAGGAGCGCGAAACGCAGCTCATCTTCTAGCTTGTTCAGTTTCGCCGCAAGTGCATCATCTGCATAAAGCGTTACTTCAGCTTGCAGGGAGCCACCGATGATTTTCTCTTTACGAGCATCTTCTAGCAGCTTGTTCACGCTACCACGAACTGATTGAACGTCCGACCAGAACTCATTGTTTAGCTCTTCACCTTCAGCAAGACCGAATAGACCTTCGAACCACTCGCCAGTGAATACGAACTTATCACGGCTCTCACCTGTAGGAAGGGAAGCTGGCATTTCGTTCCAAATTTCATCAGCAGTGAATGACATGATTGGCGCCATCCAACGAACTAATGCTTCTACGATGTAGTAAAGCGCTGTCTGACAGCTACGTTGCGCATGACCGCCACGTTTCGCTGTGTATTGACGGTCTTTGATAACATCTAGGTAGAATGAGCCCATTTCGATAGAACAGAACTGCATTAGACGCTGAGTTACAGCATGGGTGTTGTACTCACCGTACGCTTTTACAATCTCTTCTTGCGCAGCTAGGGCGCGACCTACAGCCCAACGATCCAGTGCCACCATTTCTTCAGCAGGAACAAGATCCGTTGCTGGGTTGAAGCCGCTTAGGTTGGCTAGGAAGAAACGCGCTGTGTTACGGATACGACGGTACGCATCTGCAGAGCGTTTTAGGATTTCATCAGAAACCGCCACTTCACCAGTGTAGTCTGTAGAAGCAACCCATAGACGAAGAATGTCAGCACCTAGCTTGTTAGTCACATCTTTTGGCGCAACCACGTTACCGATAGATTTAGACATCTTACGGCCTTGACCATCCACCACGAAGCCGTGAGTGAGCACTTGCTTGTATGGTGCTTCATTTTTCATCGCAATCGATGAAATCAGAGAAGATTGGAACCAACCACGGTGTTGGTCAGAACCTTCTAGGTATAGGTCTGCTGATGCACCGTTGTACTCCTCACGAGCATCAACTACTGAGTAGTGAGTCACACCTGAGTCGAACCATACGTCTAGCGTATCCAGTACTTTTTCGTAGCTGTCAGCTTCTTCGCCTAGTAGGTCAGAGATTTCTAGATCCCACCACGCTTGAATGCCTTTTTGCTCCACTAGCTGAGCGACTTTCTCAACAAGTTCGATACTGTTTGGATGCAGCTCAGCCGTCTCTTTGTGCACAAACAGCGCAATTGGTACACCCCAAGTACGTTGACGAGAGATACACCACTCAGGACGACCTTCGATCATCCCTTCGATGCGGCTTTGACCCCACTCTGGCATCCACTCAACACCTTTGATTGACTCTAGGGCTTTTGCACGTAAGCCCGCTTGGTCCATTGAGACGAACCATTGTGGTGTTGCACGGAAAATGATTGGCGTTTTGTGTCTCCAACAATGCGGGTAGCTGTGCTCGTAAGCGTGGTGATGCAGAAGTGCGCCTTTCTCTTTTAGCGTTTCAACGACAGCATCGTTGGCTTTAAATACATGCTGACCAGCAAAAAGCTCTGTATCAGGCAGGTAAACACCGTTTGAGCCTACAGGGTTCGCAACTTCTAGGTTGTATTTGTTACCGACAGCAAAGTCTTCTTGACCGTGGCCAGGAGCGGTATGTACCACACCAGTACCTGATTCAGTGGTGACGTGGTCGCCAAGGATCGCAGGTACAGTGAAGTCGTAGAACGGATGCTGGAACTGAGACAGTTCAAGATCGCTACCTTTAGCGAAACCAAGGTTGTGGAAGTGCTCGATACCGGCGCGATCCATCACGTCTTTTGCTAGTTCAGACGCAACGATAATACGTTCTTTGTTCTCACCTTCGACTTGGATAAGTACGTACTCGAGATCATCACGGAGACACACCGCGCGGTTTGCAGGCAGCGTCCATGGTGTGGTTGTCCAGATAACGATAGAGATATCGCCTTCACCTTCGTGACCTTCGTTGAGTGCGAACTTAGAAAGTAGCGCAGCTTCATCAGCGGCTTTAAAGCGAACGTCGATAGATGGCGATACTTTGTCTTTGTACTCGACTTCTGCTTCAGCAAGCGCTGAGCCACAATCTGTACACCAGTGAACAGGTTTAAAGCCTTTTAGTAGATGGCCGTTGTCGGCAATCTTACCAAGAGCACGAATGATGTTCGCTTCAGTGGCGAAGTCCATAGTGCGGTAAGGCTTGTCCCACTCACCCATGATACCTAGGCGTTTGAAACTCTCTTTTTGACCTTCCACCTGGCCTGCCGCGTACTTACGACACTCTTCGCGGAATTCTGCCGCAGAGATTTTTTGGCCTGGCTTGCCTTTTTTCTTTTCTACCATTAGTTCAATTGGTAGGCCGTGACAGTCCCAGCCAGGAATGTACGGTGCATCAAAACCAGAAAGTGTTTTGGATTTAATAATAATGTCTTTAAGAATCTTATTTAGTGCGTGACCAATGTGAATGTCGCCATTCGCGTATGGAGGGCCATCATGTAGAACGAAAGATTTTTTGCCTTTCTTCGCTTCACGGATTGCTCCGTAAAGGTCTTCTTTGTACCAACGCTTAAGCATTTCTGGCTCACGATTTGCCAGATTGCCACGCATCGGAAACCCTGTTTCAGGAAGGTTCAGGGTATCTTTATACTCACTCATCGATTCTTAATTCCGTTGTCTTGGGTGACAGTTAGACATTATGCCAAGCAGCGAACTAAACCACTTGGGCTTTGTACTGACGCAGCCACACCCTTGCTGCCTCAGCATCCAATTCAATTTGTTGTTTCAGCGCGTCGAACGACTCAAATTTGTGTTCGTCACGAATCTTATCGAAAAGTACGATTTCTAACTGTTTGCCGTATAAATTGGCTTTAAAGTCGAACAAATGTACTTCGAGTTGTTGGCGTACCCCATTTACCGTGGGCCGATTACCAATATTCGCCACGCCGCCAATCGGTTGTTCAGCGAGACCGAGTACCTCAACGGTGTACACCCCAGAAACGGGTGATACACACCGTTTCAGTGGAATGTTTGCGGTAGGAAAACCTATGGTACGACCCAGTTTTCGCCCATGAGACACTCGCCCGCTGATGCTGTAATCGCG
The sequence above is drawn from the Vibrio sinaloensis genome and encodes:
- the btsR gene encoding two-component system response regulator BtsR — translated: MLRALVIDDELFAREELTDLLQETGHIQVIDQASNAIEGLKKINQLKPEVVFLDIQMPQISGIELLAMLDPETMPKVVFVTAYDEFAVQAFEDNAFDYLLKPVDIARLEKTVNRLLKSQQVSREQLAAITPPCLDQVPCIGLNRIMIIPTKDVEFAYSDISGVHVQTHEQKATSQLTLKVLEEKTPLVRCHRQFLVNIKAIKEIKLLENGLAEIITVSNHPLPVSRRYLKALKEMLGFH
- the nagZ gene encoding beta-N-acetylhexosaminidase, translated to MGPLWVDVAGCELSAEDKEILEHPTVGGVILFSRNYHDSDQLLALNKAIRHAAKRPVLIGVDQEGGRVQRFREGFSRIPAAQRYAQLPNSESLAQQGGWLMAAELIAHDIDLSFAPVLDQGHQCKAIGDRAFGEDKETILRHSLAYMKGMKAVGMATTGKHFPGHGGVIADSHLETPFDYRDTIFEQDMAIFKAQIEADVLDAMMPAHVVFSHYDDQPASGSQYWLKQVLRQQLGFKGIVFSDDLNMEGAAMMGGPAERSHQALVAGCDMLLLCNNRQGQVEVLDNLPIMETPQATQLLKKQSFTLSELQRSEQWRQASEAMKRIID
- a CDS encoding anhydro-N-acetylmuramic acid kinase, translated to MTTNALYIGIMSGTSLDGIDTVLVEIDNDRVRLLNSHDHPIPASLKQRILNVSLGQPTSLPEIGELDHQLGKLYAQAVNALLVKSGRKASEITAIGNHGQTVFHQPTGQIPFTIQLGDANIIAALTQIDTVADFRRKDIALGGQGAPLVPAFHQSIFQPQHSSVVILNIGGIANLSVLRPNQAVVGYDTGPGNMLMDAWCNKHLGKAFDKGAKLALQGQVDQALLSELLKEPYLALTAPKSTGRERFNLPWLEAIVSRFNAGVADVQRTLCEYTAQTIANEVEPFQQGDRPELLVCGGGVHNPLLMKRLTELLPQWCVMPTDEKGVDSDNMEAMAFAWLAYRRVHSLPSNLPEVTGAAKQASLGVMYFADK
- a CDS encoding sensor histidine kinase, whose protein sequence is MDLILSLLQQMCVYLVLAYMLSKTPIFLPLLNISNRISHKVSVYVLFSLFCIMGTYFGLQINDAIANTRAIGAVMGGLFGGPVVGFFVGLTGGLHRYTLGGFTDVACAISTTAEGLIGGLLHTYLLRKGKSAQLFNPSVVFSITLVAEIVQMAIILIVAKPFDQAYALVSAIAAPMIIANSVGAALFMSILDDRKTIFEEYSATFSRRALNIAERSVGILASGFNSNNAEKIARIVYEETNVGAVSITDDEKILAFVGIGDDHHKPNTLISSQSTLDAISQNDIIYLDGKEKPYQCSLKPDCKLGSALIIPLRAGDKVIGTIKLYEPKRKLFSTINMSMAEGIAQLLSSQILFGDYQQKQTLLSQAEIKLLHAQVNPHFLFNALNTISAVIRRDPPKARDLIQHLSQFFRSNLKQNIDVVTLKEELAHVNAYLTIEKARFTDRLEVGIDIDELLLQRKVPTFTLQPLVENAIKHGISHLLEGGEIRIFSQSVPQGHQVVVQDNAGSYQAPPSDHLGLGMQIVDKRLTNKFGRIAALKVEVKPNHYTRMSFIIPSQHNE
- the murQ gene encoding N-acetylmuramic acid 6-phosphate etherase, which produces MTNDALIAALSHLVSEGRNPETMDIDLLSSLEIVERINQQDQLVPLAVEKVLPEVAKAVDKITAAFKIGGRLIYMGAGTSGRLGVLDASECPPTFGVSDQMVIGLIAGGPEAILKAKEGAEDSLTLGVDDLKAVQFNSTDVVVGIAASGRTPYVIGALEYANEMGATTVALSCNPDSPIAEIADIAISPLVGPEALTGSTRLKSGTAQKLVLNMLTTASMIRLGKSYQNLMVDVKATNKKLIARAARIVMQATECDINSATRLLEQTGYDVKLAILMQLTGMDLESAKHQLATQDGFLRKAVQQHQGE
- a CDS encoding DUF2799 domain-containing protein; amino-acid sequence: MRKFYIAVLAALLAACTSSPQQLANEGDWYQIGYQDGIVGHTPRTSKALASLGSAKQSDYDQGYLEGIGEYCNPDFAYQMGLSGQYYQGVCEGTDEAQKFRMEWQRGWSEYQN